The following proteins are co-located in the Dyadobacter chenwenxiniae genome:
- a CDS encoding Crp/Fnr family transcriptional regulator, protein MDESYYTKLFDYIEQILILPESDKDAIRDSFKPAFVPKNTIIEPAGRIPDYHNFIVAGYMRNYYLDEDNNEITTDLNEGSRFFTSYSHFMNRTVSNENLHCITDCKLLRISRQEVESRASVSSTQKEYTIRILQKHLQQDKDRINDLVNLTAEGRYRKLLIEKPDILKNVPLRYIASYLGITQRHISRLRSAISK, encoded by the coding sequence ATGGATGAATCTTATTACACGAAATTATTCGATTATATCGAACAAATTTTGATCCTGCCAGAAAGTGACAAGGATGCGATTCGTGATTCGTTTAAGCCTGCTTTTGTCCCAAAAAATACGATTATAGAGCCAGCCGGACGAATTCCTGATTACCATAATTTCATAGTCGCAGGCTACATGAGGAACTATTACCTGGACGAGGACAACAACGAGATCACCACCGATCTGAACGAGGGTTCCCGTTTTTTTACATCTTATTCACATTTCATGAATCGCACAGTCTCCAATGAGAACTTACATTGTATTACAGACTGCAAATTACTACGCATTAGCCGCCAAGAAGTGGAGAGTCGTGCCAGTGTGAGCAGTACCCAGAAAGAATACACCATCCGCATCTTACAAAAACATCTTCAACAAGACAAAGACCGGATTAATGACCTGGTTAATTTGACTGCTGAGGGCCGGTACAGGAAATTGTTGATTGAGAAGCCTGACATCTTAAAAAACGTCCCCCTCAGATACATCGCTTCTTACCTTGGGATCACACAGCGGCATATTAGCAGATTAAGAAGTGCAATCAGCAAGTAG
- a CDS encoding xanthine dehydrogenase family protein molybdopterin-binding subunit, with the protein MEGKDPELSRRDFILQAGFSGIALTIGLPIYGTGKVNFPSSGIRPGKDLMSWITLDQSGKVTILCHRSEMGQGTFQAIPQIIAEELELHPDQVNIRFAPANPEKFGPQPQEGSFSIRGWYQQLLKLGATAREMLIQAAANQWSVAKSSCYAQNGQIIHRTSGRALRYDQLIEAASKLTPPEQVSLKHRKYYKIIGKPLPRQDIPLKTNGSAVFGLDKKIPGMLYAVVERNPRFLGKVKSFDDAAALKIPGVKHVLKVHRAVFANLCEGVAVVADSLWAAIQGRKALNVIWNDEGFDHQDSEQLSEQMLQNLKKPGPSQKFELAFQESEKNIEAIYETPYQSHSCMEPLNCIADVRPDRIEIWGPIQEANWTQADLSERMGIPKENVTVHMTFLGGGFGRKAFTDYPHEAALISKAVKAPVQVVWTREDDMRLGPFRPGASYVCRGGIDKHGNISAWQTISATQWIGQEWSATPYPAPKSSSYNEGDLEGFLKPYFKSIPHYSFADVPTRSPIPVMWWRSVSASTNAFASESFMDELAHAANEDPLEFRKKHLPDARYQALIDRIETASSWTSRGKKEGWGLAIAECFGSICAHAVKMSRKADGKIYIDKVIAVMDCGWYVNPDIIRAQVEGSIIMGLGAAIKHATTFKGGKAVQQNFDTYPMPRIADSPQIEVHIMENNEKAGGVGEPGLPPFAPALCNAIFDLTGKRIRQLPFDLDKI; encoded by the coding sequence ATGGAAGGTAAAGATCCAGAACTGTCGCGCAGGGATTTTATTCTCCAAGCAGGATTTTCCGGTATTGCATTAACGATCGGCCTGCCCATTTACGGCACCGGGAAAGTTAACTTTCCATCCTCAGGTATCAGGCCCGGCAAGGACCTGATGTCATGGATTACCCTTGACCAATCCGGTAAGGTGACGATCCTGTGTCATCGTTCAGAAATGGGGCAGGGAACCTTTCAGGCCATCCCGCAGATAATCGCAGAAGAACTGGAACTCCACCCGGATCAGGTCAATATTCGGTTCGCTCCGGCGAACCCTGAAAAATTTGGCCCCCAGCCCCAGGAAGGGAGTTTTTCCATACGGGGTTGGTACCAGCAGCTTTTAAAGCTGGGTGCAACTGCCAGGGAAATGTTAATACAGGCCGCAGCAAACCAGTGGTCTGTCGCTAAATCATCGTGTTATGCCCAGAACGGGCAAATCATCCATCGTACGTCTGGCAGAGCGTTACGCTACGATCAGTTGATTGAAGCGGCATCAAAACTGACGCCGCCTGAACAGGTCAGCTTAAAACATCGTAAGTACTACAAGATCATTGGGAAGCCACTGCCAAGACAGGATATACCGCTCAAAACAAACGGAAGCGCAGTATTTGGTCTGGACAAAAAAATCCCTGGTATGCTGTACGCCGTGGTCGAGCGAAATCCCCGGTTCCTTGGCAAGGTGAAAAGTTTTGATGATGCAGCGGCCTTGAAAATCCCCGGCGTGAAGCATGTGCTAAAAGTACACCGGGCAGTTTTTGCAAATCTCTGTGAGGGTGTTGCGGTCGTAGCGGACTCGCTTTGGGCTGCCATACAGGGGCGCAAAGCATTGAATGTAATATGGAATGACGAAGGATTCGACCACCAGGATTCAGAGCAACTTTCGGAACAAATGCTTCAGAATCTTAAAAAGCCCGGGCCTTCCCAAAAATTTGAACTTGCTTTTCAGGAATCGGAGAAAAATATTGAAGCCATTTATGAAACCCCATATCAATCGCACAGCTGCATGGAGCCACTCAATTGCATTGCTGATGTGAGGCCCGACCGCATTGAAATCTGGGGGCCTATTCAGGAAGCCAACTGGACACAGGCCGATTTAAGTGAACGAATGGGTATTCCGAAGGAAAATGTGACGGTTCATATGACTTTCCTTGGCGGCGGCTTCGGTCGCAAAGCTTTTACGGACTATCCGCATGAGGCGGCGCTCATTTCAAAAGCAGTGAAAGCACCGGTACAGGTCGTCTGGACGCGGGAAGACGATATGCGCCTAGGCCCGTTCCGCCCGGGCGCAAGCTACGTCTGTCGCGGAGGAATTGACAAGCACGGAAATATCAGTGCCTGGCAGACAATAAGCGCAACTCAATGGATCGGTCAGGAGTGGAGCGCAACGCCTTACCCTGCTCCCAAGTCCTCTTCTTACAATGAAGGAGATCTGGAGGGATTTTTAAAACCTTACTTCAAGTCCATCCCGCACTATAGTTTTGCCGACGTTCCTACCCGATCACCAATCCCGGTCATGTGGTGGCGATCGGTATCAGCCTCTACAAATGCCTTTGCAAGTGAAAGTTTTATGGATGAACTTGCTCATGCCGCAAATGAGGACCCATTGGAATTCAGAAAAAAACATCTGCCCGACGCCCGGTATCAGGCACTCATCGATCGCATCGAAACCGCCAGCAGCTGGACTTCCCGGGGCAAAAAAGAAGGATGGGGCCTGGCAATCGCCGAATGTTTTGGCAGTATTTGCGCACATGCCGTGAAGATGTCACGTAAGGCCGACGGTAAAATTTACATTGACAAAGTAATCGCCGTGATGGACTGCGGGTGGTATGTGAATCCGGATATTATACGGGCTCAGGTTGAAGGCAGTATCATCATGGGATTGGGTGCCGCCATCAAACATGCAACTACATTTAAGGGCGGGAAAGCCGTTCAACAAAATTTTGATACCTATCCAATGCCCCGCATCGCCGATTCACCGCAGATTGAGGTACATATCATGGAAAACAATGAAAAAGCAGGTGGTGTCGGCGAGCCGGGTTTACCGCCTTTTGCTCCGGCGCTCTGCAATGCTATATTCGATCTGACGGGAAAACGAATACGCCAACTGCCATTTGATCTTGATAAAATCTGA
- a CDS encoding LytR/AlgR family response regulator transcription factor has translation MLNCLIVDDEPLAREGISNYVREIDFLTLKGTCENPVELMKVLGEHRVDLIFLDVQMPKMNGIDFLKIVQNPPMVILTTAYPSYALEGFQLNVLDYLLKPITFDRFFKAANKANDYHRLVTRSSDHEIQKPASDADYFFIKSGSKYEKIHLDDILYIQGMQNYVVIYTRKSKYMTLLYLKNLEENLDSKSFIRVHKSYIVSVSKIEGIEGNELFIQSHRVPISRNYREQVIQQVVNKKLWIK, from the coding sequence ATGCTGAACTGTTTGATTGTCGACGATGAGCCACTTGCCAGGGAAGGCATTTCCAACTATGTGCGTGAAATCGATTTTTTGACTCTCAAAGGTACGTGTGAGAATCCTGTCGAACTGATGAAGGTGCTCGGTGAGCACCGGGTCGACCTGATTTTTCTGGATGTTCAGATGCCGAAAATGAACGGAATCGACTTTTTGAAAATCGTGCAAAACCCGCCCATGGTTATTCTCACCACGGCTTATCCGAGTTACGCGCTCGAAGGATTCCAGCTGAATGTGCTTGACTATCTTTTAAAGCCGATCACCTTTGACCGGTTTTTCAAAGCCGCGAACAAGGCTAACGATTACCACCGCCTGGTGACCAGGTCGTCTGACCACGAAATACAAAAACCAGCTTCCGACGCGGATTATTTTTTCATAAAATCAGGGAGCAAATATGAGAAGATCCATCTGGACGATATCCTGTACATTCAGGGAATGCAGAACTATGTTGTAATTTACACCCGTAAAAGCAAATACATGACGCTGCTTTATCTCAAAAATCTGGAAGAAAACCTGGATAGCAAGTCATTCATACGAGTTCATAAATCGTACATCGTATCGGTCAGCAAGATTGAAGGAATTGAAGGCAACGAACTTTTTATCCAGTCGCACCGTGTTCCCATCAGCAGAAACTACCGGGAACAGGTGATACAGCAGGTTGTTAATAAAAAGCTTTGGATCAAATAA
- a CDS encoding DUF2306 domain-containing protein, translated as MITQTDVPLSSTENTSYSTRILTFTATLWLVVATLGQWIFAAYILLFYGRPALTGAFEKWNRVLPHGYVEGDWKGNFVVGLHLLLALIMVVGGPLQLIPQIRKRLPVIHRLIGRVYVSAAIIVSAAGLIMVWTRGTIGDHTQQISISIQAVYIILFAIISIRKARSRNFKSHRSWSLRLFMVVSGVWFFRVGLMFWILINGAPVGFDSKTFTGPFLTFLAISTYAIPLSLILLEMYFFACRKNNFTLNIGVSLIIFLVTLIMGVGIFGATMGMWLPRI; from the coding sequence ATGATAACACAAACAGATGTTCCGTTATCCAGCACAGAAAATACTTCGTATTCAACTAGAATCTTAACTTTTACTGCAACCCTGTGGCTTGTCGTGGCTACTCTCGGCCAATGGATATTTGCCGCTTATATACTATTGTTCTATGGTAGACCTGCCTTGACTGGTGCGTTTGAAAAGTGGAACAGGGTACTCCCACATGGTTACGTGGAGGGAGACTGGAAAGGAAATTTTGTCGTCGGGCTACACCTACTACTCGCTTTAATCATGGTAGTGGGCGGTCCATTGCAGCTTATACCTCAGATAAGAAAACGCTTACCTGTAATACATCGTCTGATTGGACGCGTGTATGTTTCGGCTGCCATTATCGTGAGTGCCGCAGGACTGATTATGGTTTGGACACGGGGAACGATTGGCGATCATACGCAGCAAATCAGCATCAGTATCCAAGCTGTATATATCATTCTATTTGCTATAATTTCTATCCGAAAAGCGAGATCAAGAAATTTTAAAAGTCACAGAAGCTGGTCATTAAGGCTTTTTATGGTTGTTAGCGGTGTCTGGTTTTTCCGGGTAGGGCTTATGTTCTGGATATTGATAAACGGAGCTCCGGTTGGGTTTGATTCAAAAACATTTACCGGCCCTTTTCTAACCTTTCTTGCTATCAGTACTTATGCCATTCCGCTTTCACTCATTCTTTTGGAGATGTATTTTTTTGCTTGCAGAAAAAACAATTTCACTTTAAATATCGGCGTGTCGCTAATCATTTTTTTAGTAACACTAATCATGGGTGTTGGGATTTTCGGAGCGACGATGGGGATGTGGCTACCACGAATCTAG
- a CDS encoding (2Fe-2S)-binding protein, which produces MPVYNLKVNGKNHRIEADEQMPLLWVIRDLVGLTGTKYGCGIGQCGACTIHLGGSPVRSCSFPVSAVADQAVTTIEGISADNSHPVQIAWIAEQVPQCGYCQSGQIMSAVALLQANKNPTDQDINDAMQGNICRCGTYPRIRKAIKSAAINSKSPQNGR; this is translated from the coding sequence ATGCCTGTATACAATCTAAAAGTCAACGGAAAGAATCATCGCATTGAGGCCGACGAGCAAATGCCGCTACTTTGGGTCATCAGAGATCTGGTCGGACTGACGGGCACCAAATACGGGTGCGGGATCGGTCAGTGCGGAGCGTGCACGATTCACCTCGGTGGTTCGCCGGTAAGGTCCTGTTCATTTCCGGTTTCTGCCGTAGCGGATCAGGCTGTCACCACCATTGAGGGAATTTCCGCAGATAATTCTCACCCTGTACAGATAGCTTGGATCGCCGAGCAGGTTCCTCAATGCGGGTATTGCCAAAGCGGACAAATTATGTCTGCCGTTGCGCTTCTGCAAGCCAACAAGAACCCAACAGATCAGGATATCAACGACGCCATGCAGGGAAACATCTGTCGCTGTGGCACCTATCCGCGAATCCGAAAAGCGATCAAGTCGGCAGCTATCAATTCAAAATCTCCTCAAAATGGAAGGTAA
- a CDS encoding sensor histidine kinase, whose translation MMFPTISLSAKNWFFRYKLYHLPFWFLYHYLWWAVSMGNAFKPASSLTVLPYAIKFSFYFIFQALAVYFNLYYLIPRYLEKSRFAAYVGLLLSTMVATTLFIISGYYFSSYVSGRSLSELYGGGNEAECFYRFLNNALPSTVASMTLAMSIKLTKSWIQTQRKQQALEKEKLETELEFLKNQFNPHFLFNTINSIFFLIHKNPDMASDALAKFSELLRYQLYECNDLQIPLHNEITYIENFIELEKLRQNDNIDIALDLDRRNTHLFGIAPFLLMIFVENAFKHVSKHASGPNWIRIKLKMEGGKLDFSVSNSTSPFTTRDIIYYGGIGLKNVQRRLDLIYPEQYDLQIKEDNVQFDLRLLLCVSELVPAQGDVPVLNFNS comes from the coding sequence ATGATGTTTCCGACAATTTCGCTGTCCGCTAAAAACTGGTTTTTTAGATACAAATTATATCATTTGCCTTTTTGGTTTCTCTACCATTATCTGTGGTGGGCGGTGTCGATGGGTAATGCTTTCAAACCGGCGAGTTCCCTCACAGTCCTGCCATATGCGATCAAATTTAGCTTCTACTTTATTTTTCAGGCACTGGCGGTTTATTTCAATCTCTACTACCTGATTCCCAGATATCTTGAAAAGAGCAGGTTTGCCGCCTACGTCGGTTTGCTGCTGTCTACGATGGTAGCCACCACGCTTTTTATCATCAGCGGATATTATTTTAGTTCTTATGTATCCGGAAGGAGTCTGTCCGAATTGTATGGGGGAGGAAATGAGGCTGAATGTTTTTACAGATTTCTGAACAATGCACTGCCTTCCACCGTAGCGAGCATGACCTTGGCGATGAGCATTAAACTAACCAAAAGCTGGATCCAAACGCAGCGGAAGCAGCAGGCGCTAGAGAAAGAAAAGCTCGAAACAGAATTGGAATTTCTTAAAAATCAATTCAATCCGCACTTTCTCTTCAATACCATCAATTCGATCTTTTTTCTGATCCATAAAAATCCTGATATGGCGTCAGACGCTCTGGCCAAATTCTCGGAGCTCTTGCGGTATCAGCTCTATGAATGCAATGATCTGCAAATTCCGCTGCACAATGAGATCACTTACATCGAAAACTTCATCGAGCTGGAAAAACTCAGGCAAAACGACAACATTGATATCGCGCTTGATCTGGATCGGCGCAACACCCATCTTTTTGGCATAGCTCCTTTTTTGTTGATGATTTTTGTGGAAAATGCTTTCAAACATGTTTCAAAGCATGCCAGTGGCCCCAACTGGATTCGCATAAAACTAAAAATGGAAGGGGGTAAACTTGATTTCAGTGTTTCAAACAGTACCTCACCCTTTACGACCCGAGATATAATCTATTATGGCGGAATTGGCCTGAAAAATGTACAAAGAAGACTGGATTTGATTTATCCGGAGCAATATGATCTCCAAATAAAAGAAGACAATGTCCAGTTTGATTTAAGACTGCTGCTATGTGTTTCTGAGCTGGTTCCTGCGCAAGGTGACGTGCCTGTATTAAATTTTAATAGCTGA
- a CDS encoding RagB/SusD family nutrient uptake outer membrane protein, with translation MNNIHFGLKSKIAVVALLLGSSCTDLKDESFDRIIANQFTPASGDVASLVGAAYTNWRDVMQQWNGLFRTQEISGDQLVIPSRPNGWVDGGVYRRIHDHKWTADDEIAINNWNRSYAGIANCNRLIYQIESGSIPFTDGKEAVIAELKVLRASYYYVLCDLFGNVPIITQFDVPAGFIPKQSTRKEVFDFIVKDILDNLPLLSEKNDPTTYGRFNKWGAHTLLAKMYLNAEVYTGTPAWEKCIEQCNLVINSGAGYALEATQKEVFKTNNESSKEIIFAIPFDIKYVTDWNGFSIHMETLQPANQATYNLLNTPWGGICAIPQFIDSFDKDDERLVSNWIQGPQYSAGGTPLKSTLGAFAGKPLSYINQLPGVDQSEEVHGFRLGKFEIEKGTTVNLSNDWPLLRYADVLLMKAESLLRTGKGSEAAAIVTTVRARNFKANPAKAVVTAADLQKGSTYAYGLKNHNTTTNEGGADIKYGRFLDELGWEFAQEGRRRQDLIRFGVFTTKSWLSHVPNGAYRSLLPIPRPELNKNSNLSQNNGY, from the coding sequence ATGAACAATATACACTTTGGCTTAAAAAGTAAAATTGCAGTCGTGGCCCTGTTACTGGGCAGCTCTTGTACCGATTTAAAAGATGAAAGCTTCGATCGCATTATTGCCAATCAATTTACTCCCGCATCCGGTGATGTGGCCTCGCTTGTAGGTGCTGCTTACACCAACTGGCGCGACGTGATGCAACAATGGAACGGACTTTTCCGCACGCAGGAAATATCAGGTGACCAACTCGTTATACCCTCCCGTCCCAACGGCTGGGTTGATGGCGGCGTTTACCGCAGGATCCACGACCACAAATGGACTGCCGACGACGAGATTGCGATAAATAACTGGAACCGGTCTTACGCAGGTATTGCCAACTGTAACCGTCTTATTTATCAGATTGAATCGGGAAGCATTCCGTTCACAGACGGTAAGGAAGCGGTGATAGCTGAGTTGAAAGTACTGCGCGCATCTTATTATTATGTGTTGTGCGACCTGTTTGGAAATGTGCCCATTATCACCCAGTTTGATGTTCCCGCTGGTTTTATTCCAAAACAAAGCACGAGGAAAGAGGTTTTCGATTTTATTGTAAAGGACATTCTGGACAATTTGCCGCTGCTTTCAGAAAAGAACGACCCTACTACATATGGTCGTTTCAACAAGTGGGGCGCGCATACTTTGCTTGCTAAAATGTACCTCAATGCAGAAGTTTACACAGGCACGCCTGCATGGGAAAAGTGCATTGAACAATGCAACCTGGTCATCAACTCTGGTGCAGGATATGCTTTGGAAGCGACCCAGAAAGAGGTTTTTAAAACAAATAACGAATCGTCAAAAGAAATCATTTTCGCCATACCATTTGACATCAAATATGTAACTGACTGGAACGGGTTTTCTATTCACATGGAAACTTTGCAACCAGCCAATCAGGCTACGTACAACCTGTTAAACACACCTTGGGGCGGGATTTGCGCCATTCCGCAGTTTATTGATTCTTTTGATAAGGACGATGAGCGGCTAGTAAGCAACTGGATTCAGGGCCCGCAATATTCGGCAGGAGGCACTCCTCTGAAAAGTACGTTGGGTGCATTTGCCGGAAAGCCGTTAAGCTACATTAATCAACTGCCAGGTGTAGATCAGTCAGAAGAAGTGCATGGTTTCAGGCTAGGTAAATTTGAAATAGAAAAAGGAACAACTGTAAATCTAAGCAACGACTGGCCCTTGCTACGCTATGCCGATGTGCTGCTGATGAAGGCAGAGTCGTTACTAAGGACCGGAAAAGGCTCCGAGGCCGCAGCAATCGTGACTACTGTAAGAGCGCGCAATTTTAAGGCCAACCCTGCAAAAGCCGTTGTCACTGCTGCGGATCTGCAAAAAGGGAGCACTTACGCTTACGGGTTGAAAAACCATAATACGACCACAAACGAAGGCGGGGCTGATATTAAATATGGACGTTTCCTGGATGAGCTTGGATGGGAATTTGCGCAGGAAGGGCGCCGTCGGCAAGATCTGATCCGTTTCGGTGTGTTCACAACAAAATCCTGGTTATCTCACGTGCCCAACGGTGCGTATCGCAGCCTGCTTCCAATCCCAAGGCCTGAACTAAATAAAAACTCAAATTTGTCCCAGAATAATGGGTACTAA
- a CDS encoding SusC/RagA family TonB-linked outer membrane protein: protein MITNRLTPLAGFGRPLCAMLIAGSLFSHQVIAAKVPPASLKMELPMKAEKVLKGKVLDNNNTALPGVSVVVKGTSSGTITDPEGNFELKVEDQATTLVFSFIGYVSQEIAIGNQSNFNVVLATDSKELTEVVVVGYGSQRKADVTSSVVRVTQENFVKTPAVDAGQLLQGKVAGLTISAPSGDPTQGSQILLRGNTTLLGANSNPLVLIDGVPGDLKTVAPEDIESIDVLKDGSAAAIYGTRGTNGVIIVTTKRASGNYNSTVEYNTSFSTQTVARKLELLTAADYREHIAQGIREPSWDLGSDTDWMKEISKKALSQVHNLTFRGGSHRTNYLVNLNYRYLDGIFIKSENKTFNGRADVNHTMLNDKLNINLGFINSYNSYPTTGDGVSFNGYTYRQAIIQNPTAPLQNPDGTWFQQTGIFNYDNPVARLRESDGKNNSQNTRITSNISYNPIEDLKLSALFSYNQYNQNRGYSETKSHVSALRDGRNGYASIGSVRSVDKLMELTAQYSKNLNRHKFSLLGGYSYQDNSFSDSFMQNWDFPTDKFSYNNIGIGDALKTGLAPIGSSKRETNLIGFFARATYNFDDRYLLLASIRHEGASQLYGAKNPWGTFPAVSLGWRISNEAFMKGQTIFEDLKLRAGYGVTGTQPNNLFLGVAILNYQKFFYSNGKWVQTLVPAQNPNPDLRWEEKHESNIGLDFAILKNRINGSVDFYNRKIKGLLYDFQVPSPPNLYTSTRANVGVMENRGLEVLVNFVPVQTKNFTWNASVNYSTNTNKLVSLSNDIYKTTNDFFTTGATGDPVQTFTHIVRIGDQVGDFYGFKVLDISEDGKWIYEGRDGQPQNYDEFQHAFEDKRVLGNGLPKFYLNFNNNLRYKNLDLGVTMRGAFKYQILNYQRMFFESTGLQQYNNLKSSYDKVFDKAVLSPTMPQEFNSYYIEDGDFWKIDNITIGYNIPKLKTKHIKAIRVYGSTLNTFTFTKYKGVDPEVDRLGLSPGNDSRDKYPMTRTFTLGLNLSL, encoded by the coding sequence ATGATTACAAATCGACTAACTCCTCTCGCGGGGTTTGGCAGACCACTTTGTGCCATGCTGATTGCAGGATCCCTCTTTTCACATCAGGTGATAGCCGCCAAAGTCCCGCCTGCTTCGCTTAAAATGGAGCTGCCCATGAAGGCAGAAAAAGTACTGAAGGGAAAAGTGCTGGACAATAATAATACAGCCTTGCCTGGTGTAAGTGTTGTTGTGAAAGGAACTTCGAGCGGAACTATCACAGATCCCGAAGGTAATTTTGAGCTAAAAGTGGAGGATCAGGCCACCACACTTGTTTTCTCATTTATTGGTTATGTTTCGCAGGAGATTGCAATTGGTAATCAGTCCAACTTCAATGTAGTACTAGCGACCGACAGCAAGGAACTTACGGAAGTGGTCGTGGTGGGTTATGGAAGTCAGCGTAAGGCAGACGTTACCAGCTCGGTGGTTCGTGTTACGCAGGAGAACTTTGTAAAAACGCCTGCAGTGGATGCGGGTCAGCTTTTACAGGGAAAAGTAGCTGGTCTTACCATTTCAGCGCCAAGCGGTGACCCTACACAAGGCTCACAGATCCTGCTTCGGGGAAATACTACTCTGCTCGGTGCTAACTCCAATCCGTTGGTACTCATTGACGGTGTCCCGGGCGACCTCAAAACCGTAGCCCCAGAGGATATTGAATCCATTGACGTTCTGAAAGACGGTTCTGCGGCTGCGATCTACGGAACGCGGGGTACCAATGGAGTCATCATTGTCACTACTAAAAGAGCTAGTGGAAATTACAATAGTACGGTTGAATACAACACTTCTTTCAGCACGCAAACCGTTGCCCGGAAGCTCGAACTGCTCACGGCAGCCGATTACCGCGAACATATTGCGCAGGGTATCCGGGAGCCTTCGTGGGACCTGGGCTCTGATACAGACTGGATGAAGGAAATTTCTAAAAAAGCATTAAGTCAGGTTCACAATTTGACTTTTCGAGGCGGCAGTCACCGTACCAATTATCTGGTAAACCTCAATTACCGGTATCTGGATGGTATTTTTATTAAATCAGAAAATAAAACTTTCAATGGGCGCGCCGATGTAAACCATACCATGTTGAATGACAAACTCAACATTAACCTTGGTTTTATCAATTCCTACAACAGTTATCCGACCACCGGCGACGGGGTCAGTTTCAATGGTTATACTTACCGTCAGGCAATCATTCAAAATCCTACCGCACCATTGCAAAATCCGGATGGCACCTGGTTTCAGCAAACGGGGATCTTTAATTACGATAACCCCGTGGCTCGTTTGCGGGAAAGTGATGGGAAAAACAACTCCCAGAATACTCGGATAACGTCCAATATCAGCTATAATCCCATTGAAGACCTGAAACTTTCGGCCTTGTTTTCCTACAATCAATACAATCAAAATCGTGGCTATTCAGAAACCAAAAGCCATGTATCTGCATTGAGGGACGGGCGCAATGGCTACGCCTCTATTGGTTCAGTGAGATCAGTAGATAAGCTTATGGAGCTAACCGCACAATATTCCAAAAACCTGAACCGTCACAAATTCTCCCTGCTGGGCGGTTATAGCTATCAGGACAACTCATTCTCAGACTCTTTTATGCAGAACTGGGATTTTCCGACCGATAAATTTTCTTACAACAATATCGGTATCGGAGATGCATTAAAGACAGGGCTTGCACCCATTGGCAGCTCGAAAAGAGAGACGAACCTGATCGGTTTTTTTGCAAGGGCCACTTATAACTTCGACGACCGCTACCTTTTACTGGCAAGCATCAGGCATGAAGGAGCCAGTCAGCTTTATGGTGCCAAAAACCCTTGGGGAACATTCCCGGCAGTTTCGCTGGGCTGGCGCATTAGCAACGAGGCATTTATGAAAGGGCAAACGATCTTCGAGGATCTGAAATTGAGAGCAGGTTATGGGGTTACGGGAACCCAGCCTAACAACCTGTTTCTTGGCGTGGCGATCCTAAACTATCAAAAGTTCTTTTATAGCAATGGCAAATGGGTTCAGACCCTGGTTCCCGCCCAAAATCCAAATCCAGACCTGAGATGGGAGGAAAAGCATGAGTCGAATATCGGACTTGATTTCGCTATTTTGAAAAACAGGATCAATGGTAGCGTCGATTTTTATAACAGGAAGATCAAAGGGCTTTTATATGATTTTCAGGTGCCTAGCCCACCGAACCTTTACACATCAACGCGGGCAAATGTGGGTGTGATGGAGAACAGAGGATTGGAAGTACTGGTCAACTTTGTGCCGGTGCAGACTAAAAACTTTACCTGGAATGCGAGTGTCAATTATTCGACCAACACCAATAAACTGGTGAGCCTTTCGAACGACATTTACAAAACGACCAACGATTTTTTCACAACAGGTGCAACCGGCGACCCGGTTCAGACTTTCACGCACATTGTGCGCATTGGCGACCAGGTGGGTGACTTTTACGGATTCAAAGTACTTGACATATCCGAAGATGGGAAATGGATTTACGAAGGCCGTGATGGCCAGCCGCAAAATTATGATGAGTTCCAGCATGCATTTGAAGACAAACGGGTGCTCGGTAATGGTCTGCCCAAATTTTATCTCAACTTCAATAATAACCTGCGTTACAAAAATTTGGACCTGGGTGTAACCATGCGCGGCGCATTCAAATACCAGATCCTGAATTATCAGCGCATGTTCTTTGAAAGCACTGGCCTTCAACAGTATAACAACTTGAAATCGTCCTATGACAAGGTTTTTGACAAAGCAGTGCTGAGCCCGACGATGCCGCAGGAATTCAATAGTTACTACATTGAAGATGGTGATTTCTGGAAAATTGATAACATCACGATCGGTTATAACATCCCGAAGCTCAAAACAAAACACATCAAGGCTATCCGGGTTTATGGCTCTACGCTGAACACATTCACTTTTACCAAGTACAAAGGAGTGGATCCTGAGGTAGACAGGCTGGGACTTTCTCCGGGTAATGACAGTCGGGACAAGTATCCAATGACCAGGACATTCACGCTGGGATTAAACTTGTCATTGTAA